From the genome of Candidatus Nitrosocosmicus oleophilus, one region includes:
- a CDS encoding DNA-3-methyladenine glycosylase has protein sequence MRLKKSFFENDTVKVAYSLIGKVLVKYTNFMGNYFKTTGIITETEAYGYTDDPASHAYKKLTLRNASMFGEVGRLYVYFVYGNHYCLNIVARNHNQTAGAVLIRSMEPIEGISLMKLLRKSENIYNLTTGPGRLTQAFKITIKHNNLDTTDIAVNNYFYFEENESSSQFHKFIVDQTTRIGISTGIEKKWRFIMLNQDHHSLQYQPSKFLSKRS, from the coding sequence GTGAGGCTCAAAAAATCTTTTTTTGAGAATGATACGGTCAAGGTAGCTTATTCTCTTATTGGCAAGGTGTTAGTCAAGTACACAAATTTTATGGGCAATTATTTCAAGACCACTGGGATAATTACAGAAACAGAGGCTTATGGGTATACAGATGACCCTGCAAGCCATGCATATAAAAAATTGACTCTTAGAAATGCCTCAATGTTTGGAGAAGTAGGAAGACTATATGTCTACTTTGTTTATGGAAACCATTATTGTCTCAATATCGTAGCAAGGAATCACAATCAAACGGCAGGAGCAGTCTTAATTCGGTCCATGGAGCCTATCGAAGGAATAAGCCTCATGAAGTTGTTAAGGAAATCAGAAAATATATATAATTTGACTACGGGACCAGGAAGATTAACCCAGGCCTTTAAGATTACCATCAAACATAACAATCTTGATACAACCGATATTGCAGTAAATAATTATTTTTATTTTGAGGAAAACGAGAGTAGTTCTCAATTTCACAAATTCATAGTAGATCAAACTACCAGAATTGGCATCTCAACAGGAATTGAAAAAAAATGGAGATTTATAATGCTAAATCAAGATCATCATAGTTTGCAATATCAACCAAGCAAGTTCTTGTCCAAAAGAAGCTAA
- the lysW/argW gene encoding alpha-aminoadipate/glutamate carrier protein LysW, whose amino-acid sequence MAKVNCKECDAEIPIPSDSMQGEIVTCPDCGESFELVKSGDEFSIKPAQVVGEDWGQ is encoded by the coding sequence ATGGCAAAAGTTAATTGTAAGGAATGTGATGCGGAAATTCCAATACCCTCTGACTCGATGCAAGGTGAAATCGTTACCTGTCCTGATTGCGGAGAAAGTTTTGAACTGGTAAAATCTGGTGACGAATTTAGTATAAAACCTGCACAAGTAGTTGGAGAAGATTGGGGACAATAA
- a CDS encoding M20/M25/M40 family metallo-hydrolase gives MVSPNFAIELLKNTLEIYTPSRSESQLANFLKDICMDLGFETANIDSVGNMVAVRGNGEPIILLCGHMDTVPGIVPVRLEGDYLYGRGASDAKAPLVSMLLAAADIPKQAGTIIFAAVVDEEGNATGIKNLVKDTTLNPDYAIFGEPSGIENITISYKGRLEIRLMCDVDNSAHASAPWLSLNAIDELYNVWNELKSVFLKPEIANAKNKADQISYSVTEINGGTSHNVTPQKCRITIDIRIPPNLSCDKVLELIDVRINEIKDFIHGVKIKYRVEDKTEPFQAKVSSPLVRALVLSILDQRKKRPLLLKKTGTGDMNILGNILNIPVVTYGPGDPHSSHTVDEKLFVPDYLTGIEIYKGALLHMARLHKNLQEKSNTVNS, from the coding sequence ATGGTCTCCCCAAATTTTGCTATAGAATTACTAAAAAATACTTTAGAAATTTATACTCCATCACGATCAGAATCCCAGTTGGCCAATTTCTTGAAAGATATTTGTATGGATTTAGGATTTGAAACGGCAAATATTGATAGCGTTGGAAACATGGTTGCAGTCAGAGGTAACGGAGAACCGATAATTCTCTTGTGTGGTCACATGGATACTGTCCCTGGGATTGTACCTGTAAGACTCGAGGGTGATTATTTGTATGGACGTGGTGCTTCCGATGCAAAGGCTCCTTTAGTTTCAATGTTATTAGCAGCTGCGGACATTCCAAAACAAGCTGGGACAATTATTTTCGCTGCTGTAGTAGACGAAGAAGGCAATGCTACCGGAATAAAAAATTTGGTAAAAGACACTACATTAAATCCTGACTATGCCATATTTGGGGAACCAAGCGGAATAGAAAATATCACTATATCGTACAAAGGTCGCTTAGAAATTCGCCTTATGTGTGATGTTGATAACAGTGCACACGCGAGTGCTCCTTGGTTATCACTAAACGCAATTGATGAATTATACAATGTATGGAATGAATTGAAAAGTGTATTTCTGAAGCCGGAAATTGCAAACGCAAAAAATAAGGCAGACCAAATAAGCTATAGCGTTACGGAAATAAACGGAGGCACAAGTCATAATGTAACTCCGCAAAAATGTAGGATAACCATAGATATACGTATTCCACCGAATTTATCTTGTGACAAAGTATTAGAACTGATTGATGTACGTATAAACGAGATTAAAGATTTCATTCATGGAGTAAAGATCAAATACCGGGTTGAGGATAAAACCGAACCCTTTCAAGCAAAAGTGTCTTCTCCGTTAGTACGGGCACTGGTTTTATCTATCTTGGATCAAAGAAAAAAAAGACCGTTGTTGTTAAAGAAAACTGGTACAGGTGACATGAATATTCTGGGAAATATTTTAAATATTCCTGTTGTTACTTATGGTCCTGGTGACCCTCATTCATCTCACACAGTTGATGAAAAACTCTTTGTTCCCGACTACTTGACTGGTATAGAAATATACAAAGGGGCGTTATTACACATGGCAAGGCTTCACAAAAATCTTCAAGAAAAATCTAATACAGTAAACTCATAG
- a CDS encoding RAD55 family ATPase → MSESNRNSANDDNNNINNTDVEKPRRRKRNPVGHFPRELLKFVKNDSYSLLIKGNPGTGKTTLALTLLDNLNDDSNYFYISTRLSLKQLLLYYPWVEKFFSKDENKSGYRFEDARLDEPESLFERITNQLMDVKSPVIIIDTWDTIASFMDRESRLNNERVLQIWRERAGAKLIFLSETFDLGILDSIVDGVITLNNSISESTNNRLMTINKLRGLPIRCSSYSYSLYEGVFYTSDLVRDLNLFSSFEKIKPFHERSNLSTEGSKQSKARKVDKFELRELFMKNSFIIIFVENEISNELLISLLLKPLCFWMDKTDHKMMLNNFGLGFRYSCARILNYHLSKDKVTNKLITQEIDFSSSYGIHRDQSDMENFHGRENGIVFEKIKQLSVNSKTSNDPKLYNSLPKQDETKILNILNAANLWSLIENESILKILQDNFAKNVIIVNNSKQNLNHQLMVKGIIVKMNLVGKNVLIRLLDDDITLFETIVERSQLFVEWRPVL, encoded by the coding sequence ATGTCCGAGAGCAACAGAAATTCTGCCAATGATGATAACAATAACATCAATAATACGGACGTCGAAAAACCCAGACGGAGAAAGAGAAATCCAGTGGGTCATTTTCCAAGGGAGCTCCTTAAATTTGTCAAAAACGATTCCTATTCGTTACTCATCAAAGGCAACCCTGGAACTGGTAAAACTACCCTTGCACTAACTTTATTAGATAATCTTAACGATGATAGTAACTACTTTTATATTTCAACTCGTTTGTCTTTGAAACAATTATTATTGTACTATCCTTGGGTCGAAAAATTTTTCTCCAAGGATGAGAACAAATCTGGCTATAGATTTGAAGATGCCCGGCTAGATGAACCTGAATCATTATTTGAAAGAATCACTAATCAATTAATGGATGTAAAATCTCCGGTCATAATAATCGATACATGGGACACTATTGCATCTTTTATGGACCGAGAATCTCGATTAAATAATGAGAGAGTGTTGCAGATCTGGAGGGAGCGAGCAGGTGCTAAATTAATCTTTCTAAGCGAAACATTCGATCTAGGAATATTAGATTCGATTGTTGATGGAGTTATTACTTTGAATAATAGTATATCTGAATCTACTAACAACAGACTAATGACAATCAATAAACTCAGGGGGCTACCAATTAGGTGTAGTAGTTACTCATATTCGTTGTATGAAGGAGTATTTTATACATCTGACCTAGTTAGGGATCTAAACTTGTTTTCATCATTTGAAAAAATAAAACCATTTCATGAGAGGTCAAATCTATCTACTGAGGGGTCAAAACAGTCAAAGGCCAGGAAAGTTGACAAATTTGAATTAAGGGAACTTTTTATGAAGAATAGTTTTATTATAATTTTTGTAGAAAATGAGATTAGTAATGAACTGTTGATATCATTGTTATTAAAACCGCTCTGTTTTTGGATGGACAAGACCGATCACAAAATGATGTTAAATAATTTCGGCCTGGGTTTCAGGTATTCTTGTGCGCGGATATTGAATTATCACTTGTCTAAGGATAAAGTTACCAACAAACTAATAACCCAAGAAATTGATTTTTCAAGCTCTTACGGAATCCATAGGGACCAATCTGATATGGAAAATTTTCATGGCCGTGAGAACGGGATTGTTTTTGAAAAAATAAAACAATTAAGTGTAAACTCAAAGACAAGCAATGATCCAAAACTTTACAATTCTTTACCCAAACAAGACGAAACAAAAATCCTTAATATCTTAAATGCGGCTAATTTGTGGTCTCTTATAGAAAATGAATCTATCTTAAAAATATTGCAAGATAACTTTGCCAAGAATGTGATCATTGTCAATAACTCCAAACAGAACTTAAATCACCAACTCATGGTGAAAGGTATTATTGTAAAAATGAACTTGGTTGGAAAAAACGTTTTGATAAGACTTTTGGATGATGATATTACACTGTTTGAAACTATAGTCGAAAGATCACAATTGTTTGTCGAATGGCGTCCTGTTCTTTGA
- a CDS encoding OB-fold nucleic acid binding domain-containing protein, whose amino-acid sequence MKINELTNDMRHVTIEGKIEKISEPRTVNLRAGGSALVADAMISDDTGSIKLSLWDDQIKMVKEGDKISIENGYTQAFRGENSLNIGRYGKIAVLDE is encoded by the coding sequence ATGAAGATAAATGAACTAACGAATGATATGAGACATGTTACAATTGAAGGTAAGATAGAAAAAATAAGTGAACCTAGGACAGTGAATTTACGCGCAGGAGGCTCGGCGCTTGTAGCTGATGCTATGATATCCGATGATACAGGTAGCATAAAGCTATCGCTATGGGATGATCAAATAAAGATGGTTAAAGAAGGTGACAAGATATCGATTGAGAATGGCTATACCCAAGCTTTTAGAGGGGAAAATAGTCTAAACATTGGACGATACGGAAAAATTGCAGTTTTGGATGAATAA
- a CDS encoding LeuA family protein, producing the protein MSLKTDDPNYFAHQYNNSEKDKKKIRILDSTLREGEQHPGVSFSNKQRIQIAWMLDSFGVDQIEISPIVSPDHHEATKIIMKQGLRADIVAHVRAIKSDVDRALDCDTNWVATYMGISDIHLLAKLRISREEAKQRALEVVDHIKSHGLKSRFTMEDASRTDPEFLLEMCKEMNQRGIERISIPDTVGIMRPQGMYNLVKMVYDNIDSSKTSLDVHCHNDVGLALSNALSGCDGGADQIHTTIDGLGERTGIPTLAETAVALNLIYKSNNSFRLHLLKDLSRTISDYTGIPIHESKPLVGDSAYKHKAGTHLAAILRNPSAYEIIEPKQVGNRRKIVFGELSGKNGSAYLLSLLGLDSNKENAESLAKGLKELRMGDILELFLDEKLERKILNEDYVKNNKD; encoded by the coding sequence ATGTCACTAAAAACAGATGACCCTAACTACTTTGCTCATCAGTATAATAATTCTGAGAAGGATAAGAAAAAAATTAGAATTCTGGACTCTACACTTAGAGAAGGTGAACAGCATCCAGGTGTATCCTTTTCCAATAAACAAAGAATCCAAATAGCCTGGATGTTGGACTCCTTTGGGGTAGACCAGATTGAAATTAGTCCAATAGTTTCACCTGATCATCATGAAGCAACAAAAATTATCATGAAACAAGGTTTAAGAGCTGACATTGTAGCGCATGTAAGAGCTATAAAATCTGATGTAGATAGAGCATTAGATTGTGATACTAATTGGGTTGCAACCTACATGGGTATTTCGGATATTCACTTGTTAGCAAAGCTCCGGATATCGAGAGAAGAGGCAAAACAGAGGGCACTCGAAGTGGTGGATCATATCAAGTCTCATGGCCTAAAATCTCGCTTTACTATGGAAGATGCGAGCAGAACGGATCCTGAATTTTTATTGGAAATGTGTAAAGAAATGAATCAGAGAGGAATAGAAAGAATTAGTATTCCAGATACGGTCGGAATTATGAGACCACAAGGAATGTATAACTTAGTTAAAATGGTGTACGATAATATTGACAGTTCTAAAACTTCTTTAGATGTGCATTGTCATAATGACGTCGGTTTGGCACTTTCCAATGCGTTATCCGGGTGTGACGGAGGAGCTGACCAGATCCACACAACCATAGATGGGCTTGGTGAACGGACCGGAATTCCTACGTTAGCTGAAACTGCCGTTGCATTAAACTTGATTTATAAATCCAATAACAGTTTCAGGCTGCACTTATTAAAGGACCTGTCTAGAACCATATCAGACTACACTGGAATTCCAATCCATGAATCAAAACCTTTGGTTGGAGATAGCGCCTATAAACATAAGGCTGGAACCCACTTGGCAGCAATATTGAGAAATCCCTCAGCTTATGAAATTATTGAACCTAAACAAGTAGGGAATCGCCGTAAAATAGTATTTGGGGAGTTATCAGGAAAGAATGGTTCTGCTTACTTGTTGTCACTTTTAGGTTTGGATTCGAACAAAGAAAATGCAGAGTCTTTGGCCAAAGGATTGAAAGAGTTAAGGATGGGTGATATATTGGAATTATTTTTGGACGAAAAATTGGAGAGAAAAATACTTAATGAGGATTATGTCAAAAATAATAAGGATTAA
- a CDS encoding metallophosphoesterase family protein — MDSLLTSFDYTFEESRKLFEKITLIHNDQNLQGFISDIGMSSGDYLNFQIPDNLVVIGDLHGDFTSLKKIMNKITYKEYLETESNILIFLGDYVDRGKYSLEVLLSLCSIKSQFPNNMFMLRGNHEAYHRFPFSAFDFLSDLHKKFGSSAQTLYSNTIIPFFDSLSSICEINGFGLLVHGGLPIIEDVEFFKNYKFRLSDMKSDEELLEEFLWNDPREFTDRNWQASNRGLGKYFGINITKNWLNHTNTKLIIRGHEPCMGYKFNHENKVLTLFSSKDPYPKFESAYLQISKKQIESLNLTADIKKFVHGVEDVF; from the coding sequence ATGGATAGTTTGCTAACATCTTTCGATTATACATTTGAGGAGAGCAGAAAGTTATTCGAAAAGATAACTTTAATTCACAATGATCAAAATCTTCAAGGATTCATTTCAGACATTGGTATGAGTTCAGGTGACTATCTCAATTTTCAAATACCAGATAATTTAGTTGTGATTGGAGACTTGCACGGTGATTTTACTTCTTTGAAAAAAATAATGAATAAGATTACCTATAAAGAGTATCTAGAGACCGAGTCAAACATCCTAATTTTCTTGGGTGATTATGTAGATAGAGGAAAATATTCCCTGGAAGTTCTGCTTTCCCTGTGTAGTATAAAATCTCAATTTCCTAATAATATGTTCATGTTAAGAGGTAATCATGAAGCTTATCATCGATTCCCATTTTCGGCCTTTGATTTTCTCAGTGATCTCCATAAAAAATTTGGTAGTTCTGCCCAAACTCTTTATTCTAATACAATAATACCATTTTTTGATTCCCTCTCTAGTATTTGCGAAATAAATGGATTTGGACTTTTAGTGCATGGAGGGTTACCAATCATAGAAGATGTGGAATTTTTTAAAAACTATAAATTCAGATTGTCTGACATGAAATCAGACGAAGAATTGTTAGAAGAGTTCCTTTGGAATGATCCTAGGGAATTTACCGATAGAAATTGGCAGGCCTCAAATAGGGGCCTAGGTAAATACTTTGGAATCAATATCACAAAGAATTGGCTCAATCATACTAATACCAAGTTGATAATAAGAGGTCATGAACCATGTATGGGTTACAAATTCAATCACGAGAATAAGGTGCTGACACTTTTTTCATCCAAAGATCCATATCCTAAATTTGAATCCGCTTATTTGCAAATTTCAAAAAAACAAATAGAATCTCTGAACTTAACTGCCGATATTAAAAAATTTGTTCATGGGGTTGAGGATGTATTTTAA
- a CDS encoding transcription initiation factor IIB: MHPEGKVENSKPLVCEFCKSDSVIFDNVSFEYVCSSCGCVSSQDPNSDSMASFRNNSGYNDRTRTGMPESLAIHNKGLSTLIGIGDTDARGKALDSSQKNNIQRLRTWNNRAQLNDSVSRNLEKALKLLNNFGDKLYLSQAVIEGAAYIYRKAAIKKLAKGRSTLGLVGAALYAACRETATPKTITDIATACNITTKDIMSHYKLILKELSLQMPVLHGPDYVTLICNRLQLSEKTKREALRIFSLVQQNRISIGKNPRALAGSIIYLASQNCNEFLRQVEICQVAEISTVSLRKRCKEIKSKTEL, encoded by the coding sequence ATGCATCCAGAAGGCAAGGTAGAGAATTCAAAGCCACTAGTATGTGAATTTTGTAAAAGTGATTCTGTTATTTTTGATAATGTATCTTTTGAATATGTATGCTCATCGTGCGGTTGTGTATCTAGTCAGGACCCGAATTCTGACTCTATGGCAAGCTTTAGGAATAATTCAGGGTATAACGACAGAACTAGAACAGGCATGCCTGAATCACTTGCAATTCATAACAAGGGGCTTTCTACATTAATTGGAATCGGGGACACTGATGCAAGAGGGAAAGCCTTAGATTCTTCTCAAAAAAATAATATCCAAAGATTAAGAACTTGGAATAACAGAGCTCAACTTAATGACTCTGTTTCTAGGAATTTAGAAAAAGCGTTAAAACTCTTGAATAATTTTGGAGATAAATTATACTTAAGTCAAGCGGTCATAGAAGGAGCTGCCTACATATACAGAAAGGCAGCAATCAAGAAATTAGCCAAGGGACGTTCAACACTGGGGTTAGTAGGGGCAGCTTTATATGCAGCATGCAGAGAAACAGCTACTCCTAAAACCATTACAGATATCGCAACAGCTTGTAATATAACCACCAAAGATATCATGTCTCATTATAAATTAATTTTAAAGGAACTTTCTCTGCAGATGCCAGTTTTGCATGGACCTGATTATGTTACGCTGATATGTAACCGCCTGCAACTAAGCGAAAAGACCAAGAGAGAAGCTCTTCGGATATTCTCACTAGTACAGCAAAACAGAATTTCAATAGGTAAAAATCCTAGGGCTCTGGCAGGATCCATAATTTATCTTGCTTCCCAGAATTGTAATGAATTTTTAAGACAAGTCGAAATATGCCAAGTTGCAGAGATTTCAACTGTATCATTAAGAAAACGATGTAAAGAAATAAAGTCGAAGACGGAGCTCTAA
- the dph5 gene encoding diphthine synthase: MLYIIGIGINEFESLPLGSIEILRNSDIVYVERFTGFISDEFIESLPDKLQNTNASKSIINTKIKFIKRWFIEDGREILDNARKSQVCVLVYGDPLVATTYNELLVRARKLSIDFKVVHSSSGILSLMGESGLQPYKFGKMVTMMDDPMSSITVYNTIYENMCLGLHTLILTEYNNDDGINNFQSSSDPFFLPPGRVIELLLEREKEMKLLNFSDDSYGMVASKIGQKESTFNSGTIKSLLKLDYRGGPNSIIIPGRLHFTEIDSIKYLTTMFDEPTDNTMRLSRLAYRMLDKYIPNTKIAVDNMYQLIRTATSGLSKDFAPVIENAENYLLDAQDFYNQGKLELAILSVGYAEGLIDSIRFQKNMNPW, encoded by the coding sequence ATGTTGTATATAATTGGCATCGGTATCAATGAGTTCGAATCCTTACCACTAGGATCAATCGAAATACTAAGAAATAGTGATATTGTATATGTTGAGAGATTTACAGGATTTATTTCAGATGAATTTATTGAGAGTCTACCTGATAAATTACAAAATACAAACGCATCAAAATCGATAATCAATACCAAAATTAAGTTCATTAAGAGATGGTTTATTGAAGACGGAAGAGAGATCCTTGATAATGCTCGAAAATCCCAGGTTTGTGTTCTAGTCTACGGTGACCCTTTAGTAGCAACCACATACAACGAGCTACTTGTAAGGGCCAGAAAATTATCCATAGATTTTAAAGTTGTTCATTCTTCCTCTGGAATCTTGTCACTAATGGGAGAATCTGGTCTTCAACCTTACAAATTTGGGAAAATGGTCACCATGATGGACGATCCAATGTCTTCAATTACTGTCTATAACACAATCTATGAAAACATGTGCCTTGGGCTGCATACCTTGATTCTTACCGAATATAACAATGATGATGGAATAAACAATTTTCAATCAAGTTCTGATCCATTTTTTTTGCCTCCCGGTAGGGTAATAGAACTCTTACTAGAAAGAGAAAAAGAAATGAAACTACTGAATTTTTCTGATGATTCATATGGAATGGTAGCAAGCAAAATAGGACAAAAGGAATCAACTTTTAATTCCGGCACAATAAAGTCACTATTAAAGTTGGATTATAGAGGTGGACCCAATTCGATTATTATTCCAGGAAGACTACATTTTACCGAAATAGATTCAATCAAATATCTTACTACAATGTTTGATGAGCCAACTGATAATACCATGCGTCTCTCCCGGTTAGCATACCGTATGTTGGACAAATACATCCCAAATACAAAAATCGCCGTTGATAACATGTATCAGCTTATAAGAACAGCTACGTCCGGGCTTTCAAAGGACTTTGCCCCAGTCATTGAAAATGCCGAAAACTACTTACTCGACGCACAAGATTTTTACAACCAAGGAAAACTTGAACTAGCTATATTGAGCGTGGGGTACGCTGAAGGACTGATCGATTCTATTCGATTTCAAAAAAATATGAACCCTTGGTAA
- a CDS encoding glycosyltransferase family 2 protein produces the protein MILWIFFIPNAVKLFYRFVRNNKQFIEKDLRRIPNDPKIIFQITTKSATKTSVVERGIQSIIDSCKSTKYGKYEILIVTEDPKDIKTLESMPCKVLCVEKSFSPNAIKKARALQFAIESRRKLKKQNSDHWIFHMDDESYVVPQTILSILKFIREKKGIASEGPIFYPLKFEKANRITALAESMRAFGCFECVTHMHNPPPIHMHGSNLLVRSDVEDKIGWEFGPILAEDQRFGYELFKKYGRNSMGWHGGILLEQPPLDIKDHFMQRRRWVIGNLQNIENFSRLFKARLIYKCTSFFLGFVSGVISLALAFYINIPKIMSVFSYASFDWNNNINFDLYLWFDRIVHINSSYNEIFRPLFDIQVFDSTLALILLFSSTVWLLGYQVGLFLNLKYTRIGRSKRISLHIQTFLLAPFLGLMESFPAFYSIIEFYFFKLIRHNKLKSYDFYVVKK, from the coding sequence ATGATTCTATGGATATTCTTTATTCCCAATGCCGTTAAATTATTTTATAGGTTTGTCAGAAACAATAAACAATTTATAGAGAAAGATCTTAGGAGAATTCCCAATGATCCAAAGATTATTTTCCAAATTACTACAAAATCCGCTACTAAGACAAGTGTTGTAGAACGCGGAATTCAATCGATTATTGATTCTTGCAAATCTACAAAGTACGGTAAGTATGAGATTCTAATTGTAACTGAAGATCCTAAAGATATTAAAACATTGGAATCAATGCCTTGTAAAGTTCTTTGCGTGGAAAAGAGTTTTTCACCTAACGCCATTAAGAAAGCTAGAGCACTCCAGTTCGCCATAGAGTCAAGAAGAAAACTAAAAAAGCAGAATTCTGACCATTGGATTTTTCATATGGACGATGAGAGTTATGTGGTGCCTCAGACTATCCTCTCTATTTTGAAATTTATACGGGAAAAGAAGGGGATAGCAAGCGAGGGTCCGATATTTTACCCTCTTAAATTTGAAAAAGCTAATAGGATTACTGCTTTGGCAGAATCTATGAGAGCTTTCGGTTGTTTTGAATGTGTTACACATATGCATAATCCTCCTCCAATACATATGCACGGGAGTAATCTTCTTGTCCGATCAGATGTGGAGGACAAAATTGGTTGGGAATTTGGACCTATCTTGGCGGAGGATCAAAGATTTGGATATGAATTGTTTAAGAAATATGGAAGGAATTCCATGGGTTGGCATGGAGGAATTCTATTAGAACAACCTCCACTTGACATCAAAGATCATTTTATGCAGAGGAGACGCTGGGTGATAGGTAACTTACAAAATATAGAGAATTTTTCAAGGCTTTTTAAGGCTCGTTTAATTTATAAATGTACATCATTTTTTCTTGGGTTTGTGTCTGGAGTAATCTCTTTAGCCTTGGCCTTCTATATCAATATCCCTAAAATAATGAGTGTGTTTTCATATGCGAGTTTTGATTGGAACAATAACATTAATTTTGATTTGTATCTTTGGTTTGATAGAATAGTACATATCAACAGTTCATATAACGAGATTTTTAGACCACTTTTTGATATCCAGGTTTTTGATAGCACACTTGCATTGATCTTGCTTTTTTCAAGTACAGTTTGGCTATTGGGTTATCAAGTGGGACTCTTTCTTAATCTCAAGTATACCAGAATTGGACGCTCAAAGCGAATATCTTTACATATTCAGACTTTTCTACTGGCCCCATTTTTGGGATTAATGGAATCGTTTCCTGCGTTTTATTCAATTATCGAATTTTATTTCTTTAAGTTAATAAGGCATAATAAATTAAAATCTTATGATTTTTACGTTGTAAAAAAGTAA
- the lysX gene encoding lysine biosynthesis protein LysX: MGTINIEEDASSLYILFDNIRWEEKSIIEKAKQTGINVKSIDCKDLVLFLNEDTKKFKDKVILQRCISYFRSLHSTGGLEGLGARMINSLYTSFMCGNKLISHIELQRNGIQTPNAMCAFNAGSAIEGIKKFGYPVVIKPTVGSWGRLIGLLNDEEAAKAVLEDREHMFPIYHINYFEEFIKRPPRDIRAIVIGDEVVAAIYRYSGTNEWKTNMALGGHASPCPITTELEEICMKSSKIFKGDIVGVDLMESEKYGLVVHEVNNTTEFKNTVRVTGVDIPGLIVDYMTNILKK; the protein is encoded by the coding sequence TTGGGGACAATAAATATAGAGGAAGATGCATCTTCTCTCTATATCCTTTTTGACAATATCCGTTGGGAAGAGAAATCTATTATTGAAAAAGCAAAACAGACAGGAATAAACGTAAAATCCATTGATTGCAAAGACCTTGTACTTTTTCTAAATGAAGATACAAAAAAATTTAAGGATAAAGTGATTTTACAACGATGCATAAGCTATTTTAGAAGTTTGCATTCAACTGGAGGACTAGAAGGATTAGGTGCTAGAATGATTAATTCGTTGTATACATCTTTCATGTGCGGAAATAAGTTGATTTCACATATAGAACTTCAGAGAAATGGAATACAGACACCAAACGCTATGTGCGCTTTTAATGCTGGTTCCGCTATTGAGGGCATCAAAAAATTTGGGTATCCCGTAGTCATAAAGCCCACTGTGGGAAGTTGGGGCCGATTAATCGGACTATTAAACGATGAGGAAGCGGCTAAGGCGGTGCTGGAAGATAGAGAACATATGTTTCCTATTTACCACATTAATTATTTCGAAGAATTCATTAAGAGACCACCTAGGGATATTCGTGCTATCGTAATTGGTGATGAAGTTGTGGCCGCAATCTACCGTTATTCTGGAACTAATGAATGGAAGACAAATATGGCCTTAGGGGGTCACGCTTCGCCTTGTCCCATTACTACAGAGTTAGAAGAAATTTGTATGAAGTCTTCAAAAATTTTTAAGGGTGACATAGTAGGAGTAGACCTGATGGAAAGCGAAAAATATGGATTAGTTGTTCACGAAGTTAATAATACCACGGAATTCAAGAATACTGTGAGAGTAACCGGAGTTGACATACCCGGGTTAATTGTGGACTATATGACTAATATTCTCAAGAAATAA